In the Schistosoma mansoni strain Puerto Rico chromosome 7, complete genome genome, tcaccaattgtgttcagtgagttcctatctcacgacagacgtgttttgaactccactggtaggtcatggattcgaatctcgtggggcgaggtcgtggatgcacaacgctgaggagtcccacaataagccgtccagtgcttccaggttttccatggtggtctagcttcaattgactcacactttcaactatgaaaatactaaatctccacaaaaaaacccttctgatagtTCTATTTAGTTTGACAACTTAAAACATTGACAAGAATATGAATATCAGCATTGTTTTTTGAAAAATCAACAAATTGTTTCAATATTtaaattcacattattattatcttgcTTTAATTACTTACACTTTTCACAGCACCGAAATTGCGTATAATACTGCTTGCTCCAGCTGTACGTCTCCAATATATAAATGGTGGTGGAATACCATCTGCATTACAGTGCAATGACACTGGATCACCAGAATCTACGTCTGTATCATAAGATGACATATGTCGAACTATGTTTGGTTTTGCTGCAAAATAAATTAGTAGAATGACGTAGATTACTAGTTAAATCACAATGTTAATGGTTGTTTTTTCAGCTAATTTAAGACATTGTTGAGGACGTTAGATCTCCAGAACTCACTTCGAAAAGGTCCTAATTTTgcaattttattctgaaaatttgaattttgtgTTTCCGTGCTAAGAGACGCTTAGTTGACTGACAGCTTACATTTCCCGCTCGGAAATCCTTGACCgtcattggttgacggattttttAGTACGTTATTTTGTGGCTCACCCAAGGtggtttctatcattgtataaataagcttgatttgtgtgcttagtgacTTCGTATTTTTTTGGGTACTTGTAAAATACATTCTCTTtgcctcatcaagacttcttgatctagttagcagggccggggacaacggattagagcACCCTATCGTGTTAGTGTGTTTTcgaccttcgttccgtttaccgtgtaaggtgaactcgtaatagtaTCAAGCATATCAGACATGTAGATATCACTTTGGAAAACACTCAAAGCTTTAGCATTTATTACAAAATTGGTTTAAGAACCTTAACCCATCAACCAAAGGTGTATATAACTATTCCAAAGTCATAAGACTAGATTTTCTGAAGTATAGTACTATTATAAGAAGACATAAACACTAGGGATATGCAAAACTCAGAACATTAAGTATTCAG is a window encoding:
- a CDS encoding putative neurotrimin precursor (hNT) is translated as MSSYDTDVDSGDPVSLHCNADGIPPPFIYWRRTAGASSIIRNFGAVKSVSN